From Amycolatopsis sp. WQ 127309:
GGCGCGTTCGGCGTCGGGACCAGCGGCTACATCGTCGCCGGGCTGCTGCCCGCGCTGACCGGCGAGCTGCACGTCTCCGCCACCGCCGCGGCGCAGCTGGTGACCGCGTTCGCCATCGCCTACGCGATCGGCTCGCCGCTGTTCGCCGCCGTCACCGGCACCTGGGAACGCCGCACGCTCCTGGTCGCCGCGCTCGTCGTCACCGCGGCCGGCAACCTGTTCGCCGCGCTCGCGCCCGGCTACGGCACGCTCCTGGTCGCCCGGGTGGTGACCGCGATCGGTGCCGCGGTGTTCACGCCGGCGGCCAGTGCCGTCGCGGCCGAGCTGACCAGCCCCGAACGCCGGGGCCGCGCGATCGCGCTCGTGTTCGGCGGCCTGACCGTCGCGCTCATCTTCGGCGTGCCGCTGGGCAGCCTCATTTCGCAGCACCTCGGCTACCGGACGGCGTTCGCGCTGGTCGCCGCGTTCTCCCTGGCGAGTGCGCTGGCCGTGCGGCTGGCGCTGCCGTCGGTCGCCGCGCCGCCGCGGGTCACCCTGGCCGAGCGGTTCGCCGCCGGCCGCGACCCGCGCGTGCTCGTCATGCTGGCCGTGACGGTCCTCGGGTGCCTCGCCGCGTTCATGGTCTACACGTTCGTGTCCCCGCTACTGGCCGCGACCGCGGGCGTCCACGGCACGGCGGTCACTGTGCTGCTCTTCTGCTACGGCGTCGGCGGGGCGGTCGGCAACTTCGCCGGTGGCCGGGCGGCCGACCGCTGGGGTTCCCGCGCGCCGCTGCTCGTCGTGACGGCCGGGATCACCGTCGTGCTGGCGCTCCTGCCGATCGCGACGACGACGCCGATCGCGGCCGGCGTCACGCTGTTCGTGTGGGGCGTGGCGACGTGGTCGTTCAGCCCGCCGGTGCAGCACCGCCTGATCGAGCTGGCCCCGGGCCACGCGGGCCTGGTGCTCTCGCTCAACGCGTCGGCGATCTACCTGGGCGTCGGCCTGTCGGGCGTCGTCGGCGGCGCGGTCCTCGACTCCGCCGGCCCGCTGGTGCTGCCCGAGGTCGCCGCCGCGCTGACGCTCGTCGCGCTGCTGCTCGTCAGCATGGCGTGGGGCCGGGTCCGGGAACGCCGTGAAGAGGTCGCGGTCGGTTAGCCGACGGGACCGCGCCGGTCCACTTCGGACAGTGCGTCGCGCCGGTGGTTACGCGGGTGAGACGGGTTCGGCCGCGGCGGCCTTGGCGGCCTTCTTGAACGCGCGGACCTGGGCGAGCGACTGGGCGTTGGTGACGTCCGCGATGGACCGGTGGGACCCGCGGTCGCCGTAGGCGCCGGCCGCTTCGCGCCAGCCCTTCGGGGCGACGCCGCGCTGCTTGCCGAGGAGGGCGAGGAAGATCTTCGCCTTCTGCTCGCCGAAACCGGGCAGCGCGCGCAGCCGCTTCAGGACCTCGGGACCGTCGGGCTTCGGGCGTCCGGCGGTCCAGAGCCCTTCCGCGTGGCCGTCGTAGTTCTCGATGATGTGCTCGGCGAGCGCGTGGACGCGGCGCGCCATGGAGCCGCCGTAGCGGTGGATGGCGGGCGGCACGACGCACATCTCGACGAAGGTCTGGACGTCGGTCGCGGCGATCTTGGCGATGTCGAAGCCGTCCATCCGGTCGGCGATCTTCCGCGGGCCGGCGAACGCGTGCTCCATGGGGTACTGCTGGTCCAGGAGCATGCCGACGAGCAGGGCGAAGGGATCGTCGTTGAGCAGCTTGTCGGCCGCGGGGTCGCCGGTCAGGTGCAGTTCGCGCAGCATGTGGCCATTTTGACACAAGCGCCGTCTCCGAACGTGCTCCGTCGCGCGGGTTCGCCCGGGCCGGTCAGCGCGTCTTGGAGTACCGCGCCGGCGTCACGCCCAGGTAGCGCTTGAAGTGCCGCGTCAGGTGGGCCTGGTCGGTGAACCCGGCGGCCGCGGCGACGTCGGCGGCGGGAGTGCCGTCGAGCAGCAGCCGCCGCGCGCGGTCGACGCGGCGGCCGGTCAGGTAGCGGTGCGGCGGCAGGCCGAACCGCGCGCCGAAGCAGCGCACGAGGTACGCGGGGTGCGCGCCGAGCGTGTCCGCCGCTTCGGCGAGCGTCATCGCTTCGGGCAGCTTCGCGTCGAGCAGGTCACGCAGCTCGTCGGCGAGGCCGCGCTTCGGTTCGTGGGCCGCGGGTCGCCCGAGGTGGGTGCGCAGCCGGTCGGCCACCAGCACGAGCCGGCTTTCGGCCTCGAAGGCGTCACCCGCGTCGGCCAGGGACTCGTGCAGCTGGTGGATCCGCGTGCGCAGCAGGCCGTCGGCGAGGCTCGGGCGGTCGACCGCGGCGCCGATCAGGTCCTCGCCCAGCACCGGCGCGTCCAGGTACAGCACGCGCTTGCGGAAGCCGTGGCTGGTCGCGGCGCGCCCGTCGTGGGCGACGTTCGGCGGCAGCAGCGTCACCGCCGGGCCGAGCGCGCCGTGGTGGTGGCGGTCGAGGTCGTAGCGGATGACGCCGTCGTCGACGATCAGCAGCGTCCACGTGTCGTGCGTGTGCAGCGGGTAGGCGTGGGTGGTGAACCGCGCGTGGAAGACCTCGGCGATCCCCGGGACCGCCGGCCGCCAAGCCGAGACGCGCGCCTCCATGTCAAGAACGTACAAGACGCGGGCGTCGGCGGCGGGCGACGCTTTCCGCATGAGTTCCTTCGACACGAAGATCGCCGTCCTGCTGCGGGACGACCTGGCGTCCTGGCAACGGCTCAACGTCACGGCGTTCCTGGTCAGCGGCATCGCGCACGTCACGCCCGAGCTGATGGGCGAGCCCTACGAAGACGCCGACGGCACGGCCTACCTGCCGATGTTCGGCCAGCCGGTGCTGGTCTTCGCCGGCACCGGGGACGTCCTGACCGCGGCGCACGGCCGCGCGCTCGGCCGCGGCCTGCGCATCTCGATCTTCACCGACGAGCTGTTCCACACGGGCAACGACGACGACAACCGCGCCGCGGTCCGCGCGGTGCCGGGGGAGAAGCTCGCGCTGGCGGGCCTCGCGGTGCACGGCCCGAAGAACGCCGTCGACAAGATCCTCAAGGGCGCGTCGCTGCACCGCTGACCGGGACCCCGGAAACGGTTGCACGGCCCGGCGAAAAGTGGCGAACCGCGCAAACCCGGGGCGCGGCTCGCGACCGGTGCC
This genomic window contains:
- a CDS encoding DUF2000 domain-containing protein encodes the protein MSSFDTKIAVLLRDDLASWQRLNVTAFLVSGIAHVTPELMGEPYEDADGTAYLPMFGQPVLVFAGTGDVLTAAHGRALGRGLRISIFTDELFHTGNDDDNRAAVRAVPGEKLALAGLAVHGPKNAVDKILKGASLHR
- a CDS encoding MFS transporter — its product is MSAPSPSRISVLAFGAFGVGTSGYIVAGLLPALTGELHVSATAAAQLVTAFAIAYAIGSPLFAAVTGTWERRTLLVAALVVTAAGNLFAALAPGYGTLLVARVVTAIGAAVFTPAASAVAAELTSPERRGRAIALVFGGLTVALIFGVPLGSLISQHLGYRTAFALVAAFSLASALAVRLALPSVAAPPRVTLAERFAAGRDPRVLVMLAVTVLGCLAAFMVYTFVSPLLAATAGVHGTAVTVLLFCYGVGGAVGNFAGGRAADRWGSRAPLLVVTAGITVVLALLPIATTTPIAAGVTLFVWGVATWSFSPPVQHRLIELAPGHAGLVLSLNASAIYLGVGLSGVVGGAVLDSAGPLVLPEVAAALTLVALLLVSMAWGRVRERREEVAVG
- a CDS encoding HhH-GPD-type base excision DNA repair protein → MLRELHLTGDPAADKLLNDDPFALLVGMLLDQQYPMEHAFAGPRKIADRMDGFDIAKIAATDVQTFVEMCVVPPAIHRYGGSMARRVHALAEHIIENYDGHAEGLWTAGRPKPDGPEVLKRLRALPGFGEQKAKIFLALLGKQRGVAPKGWREAAGAYGDRGSHRSIADVTNAQSLAQVRAFKKAAKAAAAEPVSPA
- a CDS encoding AraC family transcriptional regulator; this translates as MEARVSAWRPAVPGIAEVFHARFTTHAYPLHTHDTWTLLIVDDGVIRYDLDRHHHGALGPAVTLLPPNVAHDGRAATSHGFRKRVLYLDAPVLGEDLIGAAVDRPSLADGLLRTRIHQLHESLADAGDAFEAESRLVLVADRLRTHLGRPAAHEPKRGLADELRDLLDAKLPEAMTLAEAADTLGAHPAYLVRCFGARFGLPPHRYLTGRRVDRARRLLLDGTPAADVAAAAGFTDQAHLTRHFKRYLGVTPARYSKTR